A genomic segment from Leptospira fainei serovar Hurstbridge str. BUT 6 encodes:
- a CDS encoding nucleotide pyrophosphohydrolase, protein MTFDDAQKSVDDWIQNFGVRYFSELTNLAILMEEVGEFSRIVARKYGDQSFKKGEDPDALPKEFGDILFVLICLANQMGISMEEALRSALEKNTNRDKDRHKNNPKLESPDSSST, encoded by the coding sequence ATGACGTTCGACGACGCACAAAAATCCGTAGATGACTGGATTCAAAATTTCGGAGTAAGATATTTTTCCGAGTTAACAAATCTTGCCATCCTAATGGAAGAGGTCGGAGAATTCTCAAGAATCGTCGCGCGTAAATACGGAGATCAATCCTTTAAAAAAGGAGAAGATCCCGATGCACTCCCGAAAGAGTTCGGGGATATTCTCTTCGTATTAATTTGTCTCGCGAATCAGATGGGAATTTCTATGGAAGAGGCTCTGCGTTCCGCTTTAGAGAAAAACACCAATCGCGATAAGGATCGACATAAGAACAATCCGAAGTTGGAATCGCCGGATTCCTCGTCTACCTAG
- a CDS encoding MBOAT family O-acyltransferase, with amino-acid sequence MLFNSVHFMIFLPIVLIVAKILKGTNRRVFLLLSSLYFYNAWHPATIKCSDLRTGSWIEFWIDKSFCDFGINLYILILIVSMIVDYFAALLMSREGASDKFRKICLVGSLVTNLGILGYFKYTNFLLEVFADIQNLGPTKIDPLKIILPVGISFYTFQSMSYTIDVFRKQLEARKSFLDFALYVSFFPQLVAGPIVRAHTFFRDLDHPPTVTRQDIEIAFCQILMGFTRKIVFADNLGKVTDFTFRNYATLNPIEIWTGTLAFGWQIYFDFAGYTDIAIGVARLFGYKFDPNFNFPMVARNIADHWSRWHISFSTWIRDYIYIPLGGSRAGTLITYRNLFITWLFAGVWHGAAYHYVGWGLWQGVMLAVHREYGATKFAAWINEKGGRTYDIFVRILTMFFLAFGFILFRAETMSKSWDMMKSILFFVPGGIQSVKSYVNFEYGLLLIVCYTMAYYFSKNTIESIVENRRKFILFFLANAFLLLIFGVTESKNFLYFDF; translated from the coding sequence ATGCTGTTTAATTCCGTCCACTTCATGATTTTTTTGCCGATCGTTTTGATCGTAGCGAAGATTTTGAAAGGAACCAATCGGAGGGTTTTCCTCCTTCTATCAAGCCTCTACTTTTATAACGCCTGGCATCCGGCCACAATCAAATGTTCCGATCTTCGTACCGGAAGTTGGATCGAATTCTGGATCGATAAGTCGTTTTGCGATTTCGGAATTAACTTATATATACTGATCTTAATCGTTTCGATGATTGTCGATTACTTTGCGGCTCTTTTGATGAGTCGAGAAGGAGCAAGCGACAAATTCAGGAAAATCTGTCTAGTCGGTTCTTTAGTTACCAACCTCGGAATTCTAGGTTACTTCAAATATACGAATTTCCTTCTAGAAGTTTTTGCCGACATTCAAAATCTCGGACCTACAAAGATAGACCCGTTAAAGATCATTCTGCCTGTCGGGATTTCTTTCTACACGTTTCAATCCATGAGTTATACTATAGATGTTTTCAGGAAACAGTTAGAGGCTCGCAAATCGTTTTTGGATTTTGCTCTTTATGTTTCTTTTTTCCCGCAACTAGTAGCGGGACCTATCGTGAGAGCGCATACTTTCTTCCGAGACCTGGACCATCCTCCGACAGTTACTCGACAAGATATAGAAATCGCATTCTGCCAAATACTAATGGGCTTTACGAGAAAAATCGTTTTTGCCGATAACCTCGGCAAGGTTACGGATTTTACGTTCAGAAATTATGCCACTCTCAATCCGATAGAAATTTGGACCGGAACCTTGGCGTTCGGCTGGCAGATCTACTTTGATTTTGCAGGCTACACCGACATCGCGATCGGGGTTGCGAGATTATTCGGATATAAATTCGATCCGAACTTTAACTTCCCGATGGTGGCGAGAAACATTGCGGATCATTGGAGCAGATGGCATATCTCCTTCTCCACGTGGATACGAGATTATATCTATATCCCGCTGGGAGGGTCTCGTGCGGGAACTCTTATCACTTATAGAAACCTCTTCATAACCTGGTTATTCGCGGGAGTTTGGCACGGGGCGGCCTATCATTACGTGGGATGGGGACTTTGGCAGGGAGTAATGCTGGCCGTTCACCGCGAATACGGAGCGACCAAGTTTGCCGCTTGGATCAACGAAAAAGGCGGCAGAACTTACGATATCTTCGTTCGGATTCTGACCATGTTCTTTCTCGCCTTCGGGTTCATCCTGTTTCGAGCTGAAACGATGAGTAAATCCTGGGATATGATGAAATCGATCCTCTTCTTCGTACCGGGAGGAATCCAGTCCGTTAAGTCGTACGTAAATTTCGAATACGGGTTACTGTTGATTGTCTGTTATACGATGGCTTATTATTTTTCTAAAAATACGATCGAATCGATAGTCGAGAATCGCCGTAAGTTCATTCTTTTCTTTTTGGCAAACGCGTTTCTACTTTTGATATTCGGCGTTACCGAAAGTAAGAACTTCCTGTATTTCGATTTCTGA
- a CDS encoding LIC20162 family protein gives MSSTKIPEKKLASWWEWAQTSANERNKKRLSLKLRKNPIPAIVSVGIYAGFLNLILPFRETIAIWLFKFVEFLQIPRVLKLQLLVDPRLYKYSAMVIVGYIAFAFFLDLVRFLDKNLFNNLYWEGAKLKLTRRGWLGGESVRWEPNQLGLQILHKGGVLRRLLGLEKLVFFLQPSGADVSLIAESPYFSSRKNSEFLKELFHS, from the coding sequence ATGAGCAGTACGAAAATTCCGGAGAAAAAACTTGCATCTTGGTGGGAATGGGCGCAGACCTCAGCTAATGAACGAAATAAAAAACGTCTCTCTTTGAAACTTCGTAAAAATCCGATCCCGGCAATCGTATCAGTAGGAATATATGCAGGATTTCTAAATCTTATTCTGCCGTTTCGGGAAACCATCGCGATTTGGTTATTTAAATTTGTGGAATTTCTTCAAATTCCCAGAGTATTGAAACTGCAATTGCTCGTGGATCCCCGGCTTTATAAATATTCCGCAATGGTCATAGTCGGATATATTGCTTTTGCGTTTTTCTTGGATTTGGTTCGTTTTTTGGATAAAAATCTGTTCAATAATCTATATTGGGAAGGCGCTAAACTCAAGCTTACTCGAAGAGGCTGGTTAGGAGGAGAGTCCGTTCGCTGGGAACCGAATCAATTAGGATTACAAATTCTGCATAAAGGCGGAGTCTTACGTAGGCTATTAGGTTTGGAAAAACTCGTATTTTTTCTGCAACCCTCGGGCGCCGACGTTTCTTTAATAGCGGAATCGCCGTATTTCTCTTCTCGCAAAAATTCGGAGTTCTTGAAAGAACTGTTTCATTCTTAG
- a CDS encoding ExbD/TolR family protein, with amino-acid sequence MRKSILREEEGAIDLTSFIDVVFILLVFVMLAVSFRKEIRSIPLDLPQVGKGEDPKGERIEIALLPNGTFLWNGANMDRRNLEKELGNGNLKGKEVRFFADESADYGEVVKILDLVRRSGIDSLELAVKGSR; translated from the coding sequence ATGAGAAAGTCTATCCTGCGGGAGGAGGAAGGGGCGATAGATCTGACCAGTTTTATCGACGTCGTTTTCATACTTCTAGTTTTCGTAATGTTAGCGGTGAGTTTTCGAAAAGAAATTCGTTCCATTCCTTTGGATCTTCCGCAAGTCGGAAAAGGCGAGGATCCCAAAGGAGAGCGGATTGAAATCGCACTCTTGCCGAACGGAACGTTTCTCTGGAACGGTGCCAATATGGACAGACGCAATTTGGAAAAAGAACTGGGAAACGGAAATCTAAAAGGTAAAGAAGTTCGTTTCTTTGCGGATGAGTCTGCCGATTACGGCGAAGTTGTAAAAATTTTAGATTTAGTTCGGCGATCGGGAATCGATTCTTTGGAACTCGCCGTTAAAGGGTCTAGGTAG
- a CDS encoding glycosyltransferase family 4 protein, with product MIVKDSLKYKPRIAVDARPLAYGINGNSRYLAEILQRVLNENSPLEYYLYSNKPIHPVFQEITKKASVFIPSRLPGLFWLNFSMPSMFREHRIDIFWGTLQLLPVFGRNIPMAVNYHDLNFHSAPETMTTANYWQHRLFSPLTLKRADKIFCLSKNTRREIAEYLPSISDKLQVVYPGAQGFESVVPPNKLLPKNFLFSVGTLEPRKNLNTLVEAYRTLKKVDPHYPFSLVLAGRLGWKSEGLTEVLRNGSLESEGIFFIENPSDGELGWLYKNCSYFMFPSLHEGFGLPLLEAIQEEKPCIASDIPVFHEVLDSQIDLFVSPKDTEAWTKAMSEAGNRGVRTRGGKSRKWSWDSTAQEVEEGLVALWKNRKRKPGKIEE from the coding sequence ATGATTGTTAAGGATTCTTTAAAATATAAACCTAGAATCGCAGTAGACGCCAGGCCATTGGCATACGGCATTAACGGAAATTCCCGCTACCTCGCAGAAATTCTCCAAAGGGTTTTGAATGAAAATTCTCCTTTAGAATATTACCTTTATTCCAATAAGCCGATCCACCCGGTATTTCAGGAAATAACTAAGAAAGCTTCCGTTTTTATTCCCAGTCGACTGCCGGGGCTTTTTTGGCTGAATTTTAGCATGCCCTCGATGTTTCGCGAACATAGAATCGATATTTTTTGGGGAACTCTCCAACTATTACCCGTATTCGGTCGAAATATTCCGATGGCGGTTAATTATCATGATCTAAATTTTCATTCGGCACCGGAGACGATGACCACTGCTAACTATTGGCAGCATCGATTATTTTCCCCCCTGACACTCAAACGAGCCGATAAAATATTTTGCCTATCCAAGAATACCCGAAGAGAGATCGCAGAATATTTACCGAGCATCTCGGATAAATTGCAAGTCGTGTACCCCGGTGCCCAAGGATTTGAAAGTGTCGTTCCTCCGAATAAGCTCTTACCGAAAAATTTCCTTTTTTCCGTCGGCACGTTGGAGCCTAGGAAAAATTTGAATACCTTGGTGGAAGCGTATAGAACTCTCAAAAAGGTCGATCCCCATTATCCGTTCTCGCTGGTTCTTGCCGGACGCCTTGGTTGGAAATCGGAAGGTCTGACCGAAGTTCTTAGAAACGGTTCGCTCGAATCCGAAGGAATTTTTTTTATCGAGAATCCTAGCGACGGGGAATTAGGCTGGCTGTATAAAAATTGTTCTTATTTTATGTTTCCGTCTTTGCACGAAGGCTTCGGCCTTCCGCTTCTGGAAGCAATCCAAGAAGAAAAACCCTGTATCGCCTCCGATATCCCCGTTTTTCACGAGGTCTTGGATTCGCAAATCGATCTTTTCGTATCTCCGAAAGATACGGAAGCTTGGACCAAAGCAATGTCCGAAGCCGGAAATCGCGGGGTTCGGACGCGCGGCGGTAAGTCTAGAAAATGGTCCTGGGACTCCACTGCGCAAGAAGTCGAAGAAGGTCTTGTGGCACTCTGGAAAAATAGAAAACGAAAACCAGGGAAAATAGAGGAATAA
- a CDS encoding DUF1574 domain-containing protein, translating to METAKNSQFPLFSRKILWIPLGIAALAFFWDKLLSSELVRPYTESGAEYYFYEMKGRILDTMKKETDSKSPNQKVMTFFGTSHMGEISLSEIHKENPNLIVYNLSAPSAPYSFHAYTLERLLDRKIPLDFAILEYYPDSATDFANRYALRYSYDSMYFLEHWNVFSTTDWDTFLRARVFRTSVFPPRFKEAASRLKHPEEVTYLMAIRSKLTDESDRFKGGIPNTLLTNTPEDKLDSEAERIHRETYRNYKRSETQVNFLREFLKRASQNGITVVLWSPLLYSKFTEKVKRSPFYPDWIRLREQLVREYPKTLVLDLEDYRDQVKCQKFIDPHHLSGGCFAEPTKILISYLEAKSSPHKKNVEK from the coding sequence ATGGAAACCGCAAAGAACTCTCAATTTCCTCTTTTCAGCAGAAAGATTCTTTGGATTCCGCTAGGAATCGCTGCCTTAGCTTTCTTCTGGGATAAACTCTTATCTTCCGAATTGGTTCGACCTTATACGGAATCCGGCGCAGAATATTATTTTTATGAAATGAAGGGTCGTATTTTAGATACGATGAAGAAGGAAACGGATTCCAAGTCGCCGAATCAAAAAGTTATGACTTTTTTTGGAACCTCGCATATGGGAGAGATTTCACTTTCCGAAATTCATAAGGAAAATCCGAACCTTATCGTTTATAACCTCTCTGCTCCGTCCGCGCCGTATTCGTTTCATGCGTACACGTTGGAAAGATTATTGGATAGAAAAATCCCTTTAGATTTCGCAATTTTAGAATATTATCCGGACTCCGCAACGGACTTCGCGAACCGTTATGCGCTGCGGTACTCATACGATTCAATGTATTTCTTGGAACACTGGAATGTATTCTCTACGACCGATTGGGATACTTTTTTAAGAGCAAGGGTATTTCGAACTTCCGTATTTCCTCCTAGATTTAAGGAAGCCGCATCAAGACTTAAGCATCCCGAAGAAGTTACCTATTTAATGGCGATTCGAAGCAAATTGACGGATGAATCGGATCGGTTTAAAGGCGGAATTCCCAATACTCTTCTGACGAATACCCCTGAAGACAAATTAGATTCTGAAGCGGAACGCATTCATCGGGAAACCTATCGCAATTATAAACGGTCGGAAACCCAAGTTAACTTTCTGAGGGAATTCCTGAAAAGAGCCTCTCAAAACGGAATAACCGTCGTGCTCTGGTCGCCTCTATTGTATTCCAAATTTACGGAAAAAGTAAAACGATCCCCTTTCTATCCGGATTGGATTCGCTTGCGGGAACAGCTAGTGCGCGAATATCCGAAAACGTTGGTCCTGGATCTAGAAGACTATCGGGACCAAGTAAAATGCCAAAAATTCATAGATCCGCATCATTTAAGCGGAGGCTGTTTCGCAGAACCTACTAAGATTCTAATTTCCTACTTGGAAGCGAAGTCTTCCCCCCATAAAAAGAACGTAGAGAAATAA
- a CDS encoding ubiquinone/menaquinone biosynthesis methyltransferase, giving the protein MTSFQMPTTEAKAIFVKQNFDAIAAKYDRFNDWNSFFLHRLWKNQLVKTIEKLTGQKIRVLDLCCGTGDISVRLEKSQQVDGLLCIDFSEGMLDVARHRLAAPIQKGRVQVQIGDATNLFSIQSDSLDAVSVGFGLRNVDNLDKAISEIYRILKPGGIFANLDVGKVKRPLIRWFANFYFFRIVPLLGYFLWGGKNEMFNYLPISSLTYPDQNSLKELLQKHGFKDVRYKNFVFGNAVLHISKK; this is encoded by the coding sequence ATGACTAGTTTCCAAATGCCGACCACCGAGGCAAAAGCCATATTCGTTAAGCAGAATTTCGACGCTATCGCCGCCAAGTATGATCGCTTCAACGATTGGAATAGCTTTTTTCTACATCGCCTTTGGAAGAATCAACTCGTAAAAACGATCGAAAAATTGACCGGACAAAAGATTCGCGTATTGGATTTATGCTGCGGAACCGGAGACATCTCGGTCAGATTAGAGAAGTCACAGCAAGTGGACGGATTGCTTTGTATAGACTTTTCGGAAGGAATGCTGGATGTCGCGAGACATAGGTTGGCGGCTCCGATACAAAAAGGTCGGGTCCAAGTCCAAATCGGCGATGCGACAAACCTTTTCTCCATTCAATCCGATAGCCTAGATGCCGTGAGTGTCGGGTTCGGTCTCCGGAACGTGGACAATTTAGATAAAGCCATCTCGGAAATCTATCGAATCTTAAAACCCGGAGGAATCTTTGCGAATCTCGATGTCGGAAAGGTTAAGCGACCTTTGATCCGATGGTTCGCAAATTTCTATTTTTTCCGAATCGTTCCTCTTCTCGGTTATTTCCTTTGGGGCGGGAAGAACGAAATGTTCAACTATCTACCGATATCTTCGTTAACCTATCCCGACCAAAATTCCCTAAAAGAACTGTTACAAAAGCACGGATTTAAAGATGTCCGGTATAAAAACTTCGTTTTTGGAAATGCGGTTTTGCATATCAGTAAAAAATAA
- a CDS encoding MBOAT family O-acyltransferase, whose translation MIFTSTLFFLFFLIVYIAYWTWNSRKFREWILLIASFVFYASWNPPFLLHLLGIVVLNYLFLGPIIRTKSKILLRTILIIDLLNLAVFKYFYFVSDNLFYVTKWSLFDTSSMPFKIILPLAISFYTFQIMAYIIDAYKGKVEEGTTLFHFTLFLLFFPQLVAGPIMRARDFFPRLEHLRIHKTSIYTGLFLIGLGACKKLLIADNIGVLIDPVFARPKEYGGLSLFLALNGFTWQVYSDFSGYTDVARGCALLFGFNIPRNFHSPFFSQNVHELWRRWHITLGTWLRDYVYFALGGNRLSELRTNLNQTITFALGGLWHGANWTYIAWGVSHGFFLTAERFMEKHEIRILPAQGKLFKGMRIIWTYLLFVFAVAFFRAFTISDSLYFLRHGFFGFKPENKTAFLSFDLIIPFLLGGFLFHALEEPKRYPMWFHRNRGKLLVAFLLIGALFFGNYAGKGQEFIYFAF comes from the coding sequence ATGATTTTTACATCCACTCTTTTCTTCTTATTCTTTCTAATCGTTTATATCGCCTACTGGACTTGGAATTCCAGAAAATTCCGAGAATGGATTCTATTAATCGCTTCTTTCGTCTTTTATGCCTCTTGGAACCCTCCGTTTCTTCTCCATTTACTCGGAATCGTCGTCCTCAATTATCTATTTTTAGGACCCATCATTCGCACCAAAAGTAAGATTTTACTTAGAACCATACTCATCATCGACCTTCTGAATTTGGCGGTCTTTAAATATTTTTACTTCGTCTCCGATAATCTTTTTTACGTAACGAAATGGTCCTTATTCGATACTTCCTCCATGCCCTTCAAAATCATTCTTCCTTTGGCGATCAGTTTTTACACGTTTCAAATCATGGCGTATATTATCGATGCGTATAAAGGAAAAGTGGAAGAAGGAACGACTCTGTTTCATTTCACGTTATTTTTACTTTTCTTCCCTCAGTTGGTCGCCGGGCCGATTATGCGGGCGCGTGATTTTTTCCCTCGTTTAGAACATTTAAGAATCCACAAAACTTCGATTTATACGGGTCTTTTTCTGATCGGCTTAGGCGCTTGTAAGAAACTGTTGATCGCCGACAATATAGGAGTTTTGATCGACCCCGTATTTGCTAGGCCGAAGGAATACGGGGGGCTTTCCTTATTTTTAGCGCTGAACGGCTTCACATGGCAAGTGTATTCCGACTTCTCGGGCTATACCGATGTGGCAAGGGGTTGCGCGTTATTATTCGGATTCAATATCCCGCGAAATTTTCATTCTCCTTTCTTCAGCCAAAATGTTCACGAGCTGTGGAGACGTTGGCATATCACATTGGGAACATGGTTACGAGATTACGTGTATTTTGCGTTGGGTGGGAATCGACTCTCCGAACTTCGCACAAATCTAAACCAAACAATTACGTTCGCTTTAGGAGGACTTTGGCATGGGGCCAATTGGACTTACATTGCATGGGGAGTTTCACACGGATTCTTTTTGACGGCCGAACGGTTTATGGAGAAGCATGAAATTCGCATTCTACCCGCCCAAGGAAAACTTTTTAAAGGAATGCGGATCATTTGGACGTATTTACTCTTCGTTTTCGCAGTCGCTTTCTTTAGGGCTTTTACGATCTCGGATTCTTTATATTTTCTCAGACACGGATTTTTCGGATTTAAACCCGAAAATAAAACGGCCTTCCTCTCTTTCGACTTAATCATACCGTTTCTCCTGGGAGGTTTCCTATTCCATGCTCTGGAAGAACCGAAACGGTATCCGATGTGGTTTCATAGGAATCGGGGAAAACTCCTCGTTGCTTTCCTTTTGATCGGCGCTCTTTTCTTCGGAAATTACGCCGGCAAAGGCCAAGAGTTTATTTACTTCGCATTTTAG
- a CDS encoding MotA/TolQ/ExbB proton channel family protein has protein sequence MSNGILGNGWDWVSIAIGILSIWNLATFIHVLTTLPKRRIDLFAGFVSGMDPGVWEEKVSAELFPLETKLSWIRHLAGIATMLGLLGTVLGISEAFSALQAAGTVSLDAFAGGIRLALVTTILGLAVAIPSLLGYQYLKHRLLDLERDALSWTRIPPGEMK, from the coding sequence ATGAGTAACGGTATTTTAGGGAACGGTTGGGACTGGGTTTCCATTGCTATCGGAATTCTTTCAATCTGGAATTTAGCGACATTCATTCATGTGCTGACGACCTTACCCAAACGCAGGATTGATTTATTTGCAGGATTCGTTTCGGGAATGGATCCCGGGGTCTGGGAAGAGAAAGTTTCTGCAGAGCTTTTTCCGCTTGAAACCAAGCTTTCTTGGATTCGACATCTTGCCGGCATAGCGACTATGCTCGGACTCTTAGGAACCGTGCTCGGGATATCAGAAGCTTTTTCCGCGTTACAGGCTGCGGGGACGGTGAGTCTTGATGCGTTCGCCGGCGGAATTCGATTGGCTCTTGTCACTACGATTCTCGGTTTAGCGGTCGCAATTCCGTCGCTATTAGGCTATCAATATTTAAAGCATCGTTTATTAGATCTGGAAAGAGACGCGCTCTCGTGGACCAGAATTCCCCCCGGAGAAATGAAATGA
- a CDS encoding SGNH/GDSL hydrolase family protein, which yields MNPYLSLIRDRKFWIPVLILVCFDLCLQTGAYRPYLKKGSFAANVVRNTEYVLEKKAVFDPTVVLLGTSVAHQGLSLRILNETLEPYGERLQSFAMEGTELVVQDAIVHKLLPQFKNVRTVIHVLEVSTPWLDLQNLEIHTLSMLSELERSVAFEKIYEFDYKVNYDDLAFLTFKSVAYRRDMRDFFLDPSKRLKDIGRRRREAKVDPWPYENPNLARISMYPEAKDVESCLRATDPANGQPIPQGSDHFHKKAVWDTCILARRTPTVVGRDAAVAKFFHRLKILHDDIRRIGKQNGQDIRIIAVLAPYSDIVQAWRTPERNRIWKEELEKIKPGTLLLDYQSSLDGSNNGDYYYDLIHLNRLGMIKFSEAIVKDLPPALGHTGKQSK from the coding sequence ATGAATCCATATTTAAGCCTAATTCGAGACAGAAAGTTTTGGATACCAGTTCTGATCCTTGTTTGTTTCGACCTCTGTCTCCAAACGGGCGCATATAGACCATATTTAAAAAAGGGTTCTTTTGCCGCGAATGTAGTGAGAAACACCGAATACGTTTTGGAAAAAAAAGCGGTCTTCGATCCGACAGTCGTTCTTCTAGGAACTTCCGTAGCCCACCAAGGGCTTTCTCTTAGAATCTTAAACGAAACGTTGGAGCCTTACGGCGAAAGATTACAATCCTTTGCGATGGAAGGAACGGAACTAGTCGTTCAAGATGCAATCGTGCATAAACTTCTCCCTCAGTTCAAGAACGTACGCACCGTAATTCATGTGTTGGAAGTTTCAACTCCGTGGTTGGATTTGCAAAATTTGGAAATCCATACACTCTCGATGTTAAGCGAATTAGAGAGAAGCGTGGCTTTTGAGAAAATCTACGAATTCGATTACAAAGTGAATTACGACGACTTGGCTTTTCTCACTTTCAAAAGCGTCGCATACCGCAGAGATATGCGGGATTTCTTTTTAGATCCGTCAAAGCGGTTGAAAGATATCGGAAGAAGAAGAAGAGAAGCCAAAGTGGATCCATGGCCTTATGAAAACCCGAACCTTGCTCGAATCAGCATGTATCCTGAAGCAAAAGACGTGGAGTCATGTTTAAGAGCCACCGATCCCGCAAACGGACAGCCCATCCCTCAGGGCTCGGATCATTTCCATAAAAAAGCGGTTTGGGATACTTGCATATTGGCAAGAAGAACTCCCACAGTCGTCGGCAGGGATGCGGCGGTGGCTAAATTTTTTCACCGATTGAAGATTCTGCACGATGATATACGTAGGATCGGGAAACAAAATGGGCAGGATATTCGAATCATCGCTGTCCTTGCTCCTTACAGCGATATTGTGCAGGCTTGGAGGACACCGGAAAGAAACCGAATCTGGAAGGAGGAACTGGAAAAGATCAAACCGGGAACGCTTTTATTGGATTATCAGTCCAGTTTGGATGGCAGTAATAACGGAGATTATTATTATGATTTAATCCATTTAAATAGATTAGGGATGATTAAATTTTCGGAAGCGATCGTGAAGGACCTCCCTCCGGCGTTGGGTCATACGGGAAAACAAAGTAAATGA